The genomic DNA TTGCCGTACGTCCATGTCCGCCTGCCGTCTTCGATTCCCACACGCCAGGGAGACCCGAACATTGCGCGAATTTCATTCTGCGTGGTTTTCCCTAACTGTATGTTCGGGACTTGTAGAACATTAAAGTCATGCCCCACGGTTGCACATCCCGCGCAGAAAAACATAAACACTAGCGCTATACCCAGGAGTATCGGGGCAAACGGAACGGGGCGACTTTGAAAAGATGATGAATGGTGACGGGAAATGGTGGTATTCATGAGGGTTTCCTTTGTAACTTGAATATAGTTACACCCAGTTTATTGTTGGTCGTTTGCATGCGTTTGTTGAGCGAGAATAAGTATTCAGAAAAAGGAGACAGCATCAACTTCCATCACCTATAAGCCCTCTTACTGCCTTGTCGATTAGTTCGTGACCTTCTGAAGCCGCGACAGTTTCTATTATCCGCAACACACGTAATCCCGCACTCTTCACCCAAGTGCGTTTAGGAATGTTGGTTATTTGTTCCTTAAGTTTTTGAACCTCGGACTGAAGCTTATAAACTTGGAGCTGCGAAACTTTTTGTTCCTTCTGCAATTGCTCAAACTGTTTTACCAGATTATCTAGGCGCCGCTCCCATACCACAGCTTCGGCTTTGTTAAATGGCTGATCAGGGTCAGGCAGAGTTTCTGCTTGTTCATTAATACGATCACGTAGTATACCGAAATTGTCACGATTTTCGGCGGATGACAGAGAAAGTTCCTCAAGAATGTGTTCAATCCATGTATTTATCCGATCGAGTGCTTTTTCAAATGTATCATAGGATTTTGCCTCATCACTATAGAAGGTATCTCCAGGTTTTTCACTTACTGTCCATTTCGAATTAAAAATATCTTGTCTTATTTGGAAATTGAACTGATCGTTATCGTTGAAATTTATAGATAGAATTAAATCACCTTCGTTGAAGTGGCAATTGAAACCATCCCGTGTAAAAATCGATTCGTCTAGTATATCCAAAATCGATTTTTTGGTCTGTTCACGTAAAATGTAATACATAGTTTAAAATCTCCTCTTAAAAAGTAATTCTCAATACTCATCTCCCACCGTCTCTTGCATTCACACGTTTAGATTTTTTTGACATCGGTAATTTCTGCAAAAAAAATATCTAATGTTACCTGTCGATTATGCTGATTGACATGATCAATAAACAATCTGAAAAACCTGAAAGAGTCTTTACTAACGCAGAAATTATAAACAGAATACGGTACCTCATCGTCAAATTTTTTTTGTGGGACGAGGAACTGATTAACTCCAGTTTCTTTACAATATTTTCCACCATATACTATGCCGCCTCCAGTAGAGACATAGATTATAGCACCAAGTAAATCCTTTGCGACTTTATTTGACAAAAATTCAAAATCGGTTTTCACGATTTCGGTGATAGATATCCTTACTGTAGTTGCACCCCAAATGAATTCTTGATAATCACCTTCTGAAATTTTGGTTTTATAATCAAAACCACCTTTGTTGTCGATCTTAATAGGGTTTGTGGTTTGTATTATCCCATCTTCTTTTAGATGGTTCGTGGATATTAAAACTGTTGAATCATTACCTGTTTGAACATTTGTGGAGGCATGTCCAGCGGTAATACTTTGAGGGGGAAAATGGGCGGAGTTAAGTCTCCGATTTTTTGTCCACCGGCCCAAAAAAAGTCGAAGCATACCTACAAGTATTGCAACTCCTACACCACTGAATATCCATTGTGCATTGTCGATTATAAACTGTTTCATTTCTACCTCAAACTAACTTTGCATTCCAATTTCTTTTAAAATCTTTAGTACAGGAGCTTAGGCTGTAAAAATATAAAGAGTTTTTCACATTTCTAATTTCGCTAACTCTTTGTTTGAAAAGGCTTAATACTGTCATAAATCTTTCAAAGAGTTGATTATTATATTGTACTTAAGTGTTGTATTACGCTCACCAATTGCCTCAGTCAAGCTAAATCTTTTTCCCCACCAATATCAAACTAAATATAACGATATTCAATCTTTTTCAAGTACCATTTTTTTATATCTCCTTATAGATACCTTTAGCTCTCTTCTCTTCCGCCTTTTCTGAAATATGGGTATCTAAAGAGAAGGAGAGGCCCGCTTTTTGGATCAAGTCTTTGAGATAGTCTAGATGAGGGCATGCCGGTCCATGGAAGTTGTCCTTGGTTATACAACTCGCCAGTTTAACTAATATTTCATCAGCCTCGATATTGTCGTATTGCTTTGCTTTCTTTTTCAGTACGATCAGTTTCCGGTGGAGAGCTCTGCCACAGCAGCCGCCGCAGGTGAATGACAGCTTCCTTACATCATCGGCAAGATCCAGCCCCTTGAATCCTCCGGTCCGATTCACATACGACCTGTCGCAGAAATATCCGGGACATCGCTGGTGAACAAGATGGCACTGGACAATGGCTATCAATTTCGTCATAGGTTACTCCTAATTCCAATTGTATTTCAAATTATTGTAAACCTCACCCGCCCTTCGGGCACCCTCTCCTAATTAGGAGAGGGCCGGGGTGAGGTAAAAAACTGGAAATCATCCCATCATTTACGCATATTGGAATAAGAAGAGATGAGTTGTAAGGTTTAAGGGCTGATAGTCTGTTCTGTATTTATTACCTTTAACTTTAAAATTTTTTCTAACGGATCAAAATCCCTGTCATCATGCAGCAGATGCATCCGGTAATGAATACAAAATGTTCCGATTATAACATCGATGGTTTTTCTGACAGTAACGCCTTTTTCCCTTAAAAGCCTGTAGTTCATTGCACTTTCTATGGCTAATTCCTTTCCGGTCATAGTCATAAAAGGAAAGCGCAAGAGCAGATCTTTGGCGGTTTTAGAATCCTTTTCTTTTTGAAATCCCTGAAGGACTTCTGTCATAATAAGATCGCCCATTATGATGGGCATAGTTCCAAGCGCTGAATCCAGCCAATCGGTTTTTGTTGTTTTTTTTCCATTGAAATATTCTATCCAGACAGAAGAGTCTACAATAATCATTTGTCTGTCCGCATCCTATCCAGATCTTCGTTCCAGGTGAGTTTACCACGGTAGTTTCTTAATTCTGCCTGGTTTTTGAGATGAATCAACAGCCTCAATCCTTCCTCTATGGCCGCCTTCTTTGTTTTAAAGCCTGCGGCTTTTAGGGCTGATGCCATCAGATCATCGTCAATGACGACATTCGTTCTCATTTATAGCCTCCCATGTGTATTATGTGGGTATAATATACACATTCACGAAGACATTTAAAAGGGCCAATACGATAGATC from Candidatus Latescibacter sp. includes the following:
- a CDS encoding type II toxin-antitoxin system VapB family antitoxin gives rise to the protein MRTNVVIDDDLMASALKAAGFKTKKAAIEEGLRLLIHLKNQAELRNYRGKLTWNEDLDRMRTDK
- a CDS encoding PIN domain nuclease codes for the protein MIIVDSSVWIEYFNGKKTTKTDWLDSALGTMPIIMGDLIMTEVLQGFQKEKDSKTAKDLLLRFPFMTMTGKELAIESAMNYRLLREKGVTVRKTIDVIIGTFCIHYRMHLLHDDRDFDPLEKILKLKVINTEQTISP
- a CDS encoding CGGC domain-containing protein — encoded protein: MTKLIAIVQCHLVHQRCPGYFCDRSYVNRTGGFKGLDLADDVRKLSFTCGGCCGRALHRKLIVLKKKAKQYDNIEADEILVKLASCITKDNFHGPACPHLDYLKDLIQKAGLSFSLDTHISEKAEEKRAKGIYKEI
- the bamE gene encoding outer membrane protein assembly factor BamE, which encodes MNTTISRHHSSSFQSRPVPFAPILLGIALVFMFFCAGCATVGHDFNVLQVPNIQLGKTTQNEIRAMFGSPWRVGIEDGRRTWTYGKYRYRLFSETSTQDLVLRFDDKGIVTSYTFNTTEHKE